The Thermococcus sp. sequence TGAAAAGCTCCAAGACTTTTTCCCTCCGCAGTTCTGGCCTCTTTAGTCCCATTATCTCGACGTACTCCGGAAATGAGAGGGGCATTACCTCTATTGTCCTTCCCTTTCCCCTCCTGCCCGGAAAGAATTCAATATCCCTTCTAGCCCTCAGGGAGCTTGAGCCGGTAACCGTAACTACATCTCTCTCCAAGAGGCCAGCATCTATGAGGGGTTTAACCCCGCGCCACCAGCCTTCAAGTGAGGTAACTTCATCGAGAAAGATGTAACCTGTTTCAATTCCTTCCTTATTTTTAAGCCCCTTGAATTCGCGGAGAAGTTCTAAAAGCTCGCGGTGGCTTGGCAGTACCTCGACGTTGAGGTAGAGAATTGACTCCGGCGGGTTATCCCTCAGGAGTTCCTGAATCAGGAGCTTTATCCCGGTGGTTTTCCCAACCTGCCTCGGGCCGAGGACGAAGTTGAGGGAGAAGGGTTCGAGCGAGAGTTCGTCGAGCCAATTCGGCCACCAATGGATTTTCTGCTCTCTCCAGCGCTTTACGTGGTAGTCCTCTTTGTCCTCC is a genomic window containing:
- a CDS encoding ATP-binding protein — encoded protein: MRLGDLSYMNPWWEDKEDYHVKRWREQKIHWWPNWLDELSLEPFSLNFVLGPRQVGKTTGIKLLIQELLRDNPPESILYLNVEVLPSHRELLELLREFKGLKNKEGIETGYIFLDEVTSLEGWWRGVKPLIDAGLLERDVVTVTGSSSLRARRDIEFFPGRRGKGRTIEVMPLSFPEYVEIMGLKRPELRREKVLELF